The Alphaproteobacteria bacterium genome segment CCGGCTGACGCGGGCCCGCGCCGAGATGACGGCGGCCTATGACGGGCTGTGCGCCCTGGTCAACAAGACCGGCGCCTGCTGGCAGTGCAAGGGCCTGCGCGACGCCTCGCCGGAGGGCCGCAAGGGCGAGGAACCGCCGGCGATCGCAGACTACCAGGACCGGGTCGGGATCGTTCGCGCCGCCGACGTCGACCGTGGCCGCACCCAGGCCCTGCACGACGCCTGTTGGCGCGGCACCAAGCGGGTCGAGGACGAAGGCCGCGGCAGCACCGAGCCGGAGAGCGACTGCGGTCATTGATCCCAGGCGGCGGCCGGCGCCGCCGCCGCGTCGGACCGGCTGTCGCAGGTGCCGGTCGTCACTTCGCAGCCGGGCGAAGCTCGTCTATCGTGCCGGGCCTGTGCGCGGGAGCGCCGCGCGGAAAGGGCCCGGCATGGCAATCGCGACCACCATCGAGACAGACAGCGGACGCGCCAAGCGCAACGTCGCGGTGCTGTTCCTCGCCCACGCCATCCTCGGCTCGCAGATGCCGATGCACATCATCCTCGGCGGCCTCGCCGGGGCCTATCTTTCGCCGGACCCGGCGCTGGCCACGCTGCCGATTTCCGCGGTCGTGGTGGCGTCGATGTGCACCGCGGCGCCCGCCTCGCTCTACATGGGCCGGGTCGGCCGCCGGATCGGCTTCCTGACCGGTGCGGCGGCCGCCACCGTCGGCGCCTTCCTGTGCATGCAGGCGCTGTTGATCGGCAGCTTCGCCCTGCTGGTCGTCGGCGCGGCCGTCGTCGGCGTCTATCAGTCGTTCCAGCAGTATTTCCGCTTCGCCGCCGCCGACACCGCCTCGCACGCGTTCAAGCCGAAGGCGATCTCGTGGGTGCTGGCCGGCGGGCTGGTCGCCGCGCTGCTGGGGCCGGAGATCCTCACCCACACGCGCGACCACTTCGCGCCGATCCCCTTCGCCGGCGCCTATGGCGCGATGCTGGCGATCAACCTCGTCGGTGCCGTGGTGCTGCTGTTCCTCGACATCCCGACGCCGCCCAAGCGGGCCAAGGGCAGCGCCGCCGGCCGTTCGCTGCGCGAGATCCTCGGCCAGCCGCGGGTGATCGTCGCGATGATGTGCGGCATGATCGCCTTCGCGCTGATGAGCCTGGTGATGACATCCACGCCGCTGGCCATGGTGGGCTGCGGCTACAGCCCGGACGACGCCGCCGACGTGGTGCGCTGGCACGCCTTCGCGATGTTCGCGCCCAGCTTCTTCACCGGCAACATCATCGCCCGCTTCGGCCAGCTGCCGGTGATGGCGGTCGGGCTGGCGCTGCTGGCAAGCTGCGGCGTGGTCGCGCTGACCGGCATCGACCTGACCCAGTTCTACGTCGCGCTGATCCTGCTCGGGCTCGGCTGGAACTTCGCCTTCATCGGTGCGACCAGCCTGCTGGCCTCCAGCCACACGCCGGAGGAGCAGGCCAAGGTCCAGGGCCTGAACGACTTCCTGGTTTTCGGGCTGGTGTCGATCGCCTCGTTCAGCTCCGGCGCGCTGCTCAACGCCTATGGCTGGCAGGCGGTGCAATACGCCATGGGGCCGGCGCTGCTGGTGGCCGGCGCCGCCATCGCGTGGCTGTCGCTGCACCGTCGGCGGCAGCGCGCCTGAGCCGGCGGGTCGCGATGGCCGGCAGGCTGCTCCGGGTCGGCGCCGCCCAGTTCGCCAGCACGGTCGGCGCGCTCGACGCCAATGTCGACAGGCACCTGCACTGGATCGGCCGGGGACGCGCCGTCGGGCTCGACCTGATGGTGATGCCGGAGCTTTCGCTGACCGGCCACCATGGCACCGAGGACCTGCTGAACGCCGCCATCCGCCGCACCGACCCGCGGCTGAAGCGGCTGGCCGAGGCCGCCGGCCCGATGGCGGTGGTGATCGGCTTCATCGAGGAGGGACCGGCCGCGCAGTTCTACAACGCGGCCGCGATCCTGCATCACGGCCGGCTGGCCTACCTCCACCGCAAGGTCAACCTGCCGACCTACGGCCTGCTGGAGGAGGGCAAGCACTTCGCCAGCGGCCGTTTCGTCGACACCCATGCGCTGGATGCCGACTGGCGGGCGGGCCTGCTGATCTGCGCCGACCTGTGGAACCCGGCGCTGACCCACCTGGCCTTCCTGCACGGCGCCACGCTGCTGCTGGCGCCGGTCAGCTCGGCGCTGGAGGCGGTCGGCGCCCGCTTCGACAACCCCGGCGGCTGGGCGCTGACCATGCGCTTCTACGCGATGATGTACGGCGCGCCGGCGATCATGGTGAACCGCACAGGCACCGAGGGCGAGCTCAGCTTCTGGGGCGGCTCGCGCATCCTCGATCCGTTCGGCCAGACCCTGGCCGAGGCCGGGCCCGACGAGGCGCTGATCACCGCCGACCTCGACTACGACGCGCTGCGTCGCGCCCGCCAGCAGTTGCCCACCGTGCGCGACAGCAACATCGCGCTGGTCCACCGCGAGACCGAGCGGCTGATCGGCAAGCTCGGCGTGCCGGAGTTCATCCGCGACGACGGCTGAGACGGCGGCGCCGCTACAGCCGGTCGGCGTAGTCCTGGTTGCTGCGCCTGAGCCCGCGGGCGTTGCCGAGCGCATAGTGCTTCGACATGTCGGCGGAATAGCGGCTGGCCGCCGGGCGGCGGCCGATCGCCTCGGCCATCGCGCGGATGTGGTGGGGGCCGGTGCCGCAGCAGCCGCCGATGTAACGCACGCCGGCGGCCAGCGCATCGCGGGCGAAGGCCGCCATCTCGTAGCGGGTCGCCGTGCACGGGTCGAGCGCCGTCGGGAAGGATCGCCCGGCCGGCAGGTCGGCGGCCGCGACCAGCCCGTCGCTGAGCGATTCGAACGTCGCGTGGGCATGGTCGGTCCTGTAGGCGACCGGCAGCGCGGCCACCGGGCAGGCGACGGCATCGACCACGGCGGCCAGATAGGGCTGCATCGTCGCCGGCCCGCGGATGCAGTTCAGCCCGACCACGTCTGCGCCGGCATCGGCCAGCGCCCTGCACGCGTCGGCCGGCGCGAAGCCGTCGCGGGTCCGGCCCTCGCCATGGATGGCGAAGGTGACGACGACGGGAAGGCCGGCCGCCTGCGCGGCCGCGAGGGCCAGCGCCGCTTCCGCCCGCCACGAGAAGGTCTCGGCGATCACGTAGTCGGCGCCCTCGTCGGCCGCCCACGCCACCTGCTCGTCGAACATGGCGCGGGCCTCGCGCGCCGACTGCGGGTCGGCCGGGTCGAAGATGTTGGTGTTGCAGATGTCGGCGGCGAACAGCGTGCCGGTCTCGCGCGCCACGGCGCGGGCCAGCCGCAACCCGCCGCGGTTCATCGGCTCCAGGTCGCCCTCGCGGCCGATCAGGCGCAGCTTCTCGCGGTGCGCGTAATAGGTGAAGGCGACGACCACGTCGGACCCGGCATGGACGAACTCGCGATGCAGGGCGCTGACAACCTCCGGATGCTCCAGCACCACCTCCGGCACGAAGGCGCCGGCCTGGAGGTAGCCGCGACGTTCGAGCTCGAACAAGTAGCCCTCGGCGCACAGCACGGGCCCGGCGGCGAGGCGGGCCATCAGGCCGGGACTGGCAGGCGACTCGGTTCGATCGGGCATCGGCGTTCCCTTCGCACGGCGCCGGCTGCGCCGACCCGACCGCACTGTGGGCGACGGATGCCGCCACGGCAACACTGTTGCGCCCCGGCAAGCGCCGGCGCTTCTTAAACAGAAATAACCGCGCCTGCATTCGAAGTTCAGCGCGGATCGGGCAGACTTGCCTCGTTGGCGGCGAAGTCCCCGCCGCCGCGGAAGCAAGGATTGGATACCATGGCCAAGCTCACGACCCTCGGCACTGTCGCCATCCTGGTCGCCGGCGTCGTTTCCGGCTGCGGCGCCAACCCTGCCGACCGCGCCGTCAGCGGCGCCGCGCTGGGTGCCGGCACCGCTGCGGCCGGGGCGGCCGTCGTCGACGGCAACGTCGGCGCCGCAGCCCTGGTCGGCGGCCTGCTCGGCGGTGGCGCCGGGCTGCTGACCGATCCCGGGCAGGTGAATTTCGGCGAGCCGTTCTGGCGCCAGTAGGCGCCACCCCCCGGCGGCGCGGCCGGTCCGTCCTTCCGTTTCTGCCCCTCCCAGACCGTCCCGTCCCCGGGGCCGGGCGGCAGGACGGACCGGCGCCCGCGACTACTCCAGGCCGGCCTTGCGCAGCCCGGCGACGAAATTCTCCATCTTGTCGTGGTCCTTGTGCGGCAGCACCACGCGCCAGTGCGAGATCGAGAAGGTCGGGTGGATGCGCATCACCTCGTTGGCGTGATAGCGCGCCTCGGACATCATGTTCAGGTGGGCATAGCTCGACGCCAGCAGGCGATGGCCCTCGGTGCGGTCCGACATCTGCTTCACCACCGAGATCGTCTTCTCGTAGTCGCCGAGGTCGAAATAGGCGTCGGCCAGGTACCACAGGTACCAGTCCGGGTAGTACGGGTTCAGCCGCATCGCCCGGATGATCAGCTTCTCGGCCCGCTTGGCGTCGCCGAGATAGGTCAGGGCGTCGCCGGCTTCCGCCAGCAGGTCGGCGTCGTTGGGGTTCAGGTTCAGCGCCCGCTCATAGGCCGCCAGCGAGGCCGAATAGTCCTTGTTGTAGAGCAACGCGAAGGCCAACTCGGCATGCCCGCGCGAATCGTAGGGGTCGCGGCTGACCGCGGCGCGCGCCAGGTCGATCGCCTGCTGCAGCCGCGTCTCCGGCGAATCCGACCAGCGATAGCGCCAGTCCAGGTTGAACGCGCGCGACATCGACGCATAGCTGCGGGCGTAATCGGGGTCGGTCTTGGTCGCCTGTTCGAACAGGCGCCGCGCATGGGCCACCGATTCGCGCCGCCACTGCGAGGCCAGATACTGGCCGCGCAGGATCAGCCCATAGGCCTGCAGGTCGCTCGGCGCGCTGTCGACCAGGCGCCGCCGCTCCGCCTCGCCGACCTGCACGGCCAGGCTGGCCGTGATCCGCTGGGTCATGTCGTCCTGGATCGTGAACACCTCGGACAGCTCGCCCTCGTAGCGTTCCGACCACAGATGCTCCTCGGTCGCCGCCTCGATCAGCTCGACATTGACCCGCAGGCGCCGCCCGTTGCGCTGCACCCCGCCCTGCAGCAGGTAGCGCACGCCCAGCCGCTGGCCGATCTGGTCGACCGGCACGTTGCGCGAGACCAGCACGCGGGCCGAGTGCGTCGCCGTGACCAGCAGGCCGCGGAACCGCGTCAGCTGGTTGACCACGTCGCCGACCACGCCCTCGCACAGATGCTCGTCGCCGGCGTTGCCGGACCGGTTGGCGAACGGCAGCAACGCGATCGAGGCCGATTCGGCGCGCCGGACCTTCACCATCGGGTCGCGCCGCGGCTCGGCGGCAACGATCGTCGCGCCTTCGTCGAAGTCCAGCTCGAACACCTCGACCGGCTCGCCGATGTTCTTCAGCGCCTGCGGGCCCATGGCGCGCGTGCGCCCCGGCATGGAGCCGGCCAGCGCCTGGCGGACGACCTCGGTGATGCAGATGCCGCCCGGCTCCGCCAGGTCCTGCACCCGCACGCAGACGTTGATCGCGTTGCCGTGCAGGCCGCTGTCGGAATCCATGATCTCGCCGACATTGATCCCGACCCGGAAGGCGATGGCGTCCTCCGGCGCGGTCCACACCGCGCTGCGCGCCATTTCGCGCTGCAGCTCGATCGCGAAGTTGGTGGCCTGCGATGCCGTCTCGAACACCGCCAGCACACCGTCGCCGGCGATGTTGGCGATCTGGCCGCCATAGTCGCCGACCAGCGTGCGCAATTGGCCCATCGCCTGGGTCACCCGGTTGAGAGTCGCGTCCTCGTCGCGACTCATCATCCCGGCATAGCCGCAGATGTCGGCAAAAAGGATCGCGGCCAGTTTGCGATCACCACGTTGCGGGATTGGCAGGGCCATGACCGGGCGCTTAAGATCGGACGATTGTTGGCAAGAATCCCCAGGGGCGCATGGCATCGCGGCGCCCGCTCAAATGCTACCGCAACACATGAACAGCGAGCAACGCGTCAATTCTCCAGGACCGCCTAGCCAATCGCAAAGATTCGACCGAGTCATCATGAGCGGATCATTAAGCAAATGTCACATTCGGTACCGGAATGGGCCCGGTTTATCGAGCCCGACCCGTCGCAGCCTGTTCACTGGCGGCTGCGCCGGGCCAAGGAAAACGATCACCCATTCTGCGAACGCCTTTACGTGATGACGATGGAACCGCTGTTGCGCCCGCTCGACGCGTGGAAGCCGGCGGACATGCTCGAGAAGCTGCGGTCCTCGTTTCGGCTGAGCGACGTCCTCGTCGTCGTTGCGGACCAGGCGGACGCGGGCTGGCTGCAGGTCACCGACGACGGCAGCGGCCTGATCCTGAACCAGATGCATCTGCTGCCGCAATGGCGGGCGCGCGGTATCGGCTCTTCGATCCTCGACGGTCTCATCGCCTATGCCCGCCACCACCGTCGCCGGATCGCGCTGTCGGTCGCACACAACAACCGCGCGCGGGCCCTTTACGAGCGCAAGGGCTTCAGTCAGGTCGCCCGCGAAGACTGGCGGCTCGACCTCGAGTTCGTCCCGCGCTAGCGCCACCCGGCAGGCCGGCGCGGCACGCGCCCGGATGGTGCCGCGTCGGGCGATGCCATTCTTCCTTCAGAAGCCGGGAACCGTCGAACGCGCCAACGGCGGTCGGTTTGCCATGCCGCGCAGCCGCACGACGCCGGAGGATCGGCCGGCGTCAGTCGTCGCCGCGACCGCGCGCGTGGCCGCCGGCACGGGCGTGACCGCCCGCCCGCGCGTGACCGCCGGCCCTGGCGTGGCCGCCGGCGGCAACCGACGAGGCGCCGTCGTCGTCCAGCTCGACGCCGAGCAGGATCTCGCCGATCGTGCCGGTGTCGACCTCGATCCGGATCGAGAAATCGGCCTGGTCATAGGCCCAGACCCGGATGCCGGCGGAGAACTGGCCGTCACGCCCGCCGACCCCGGACAGGTCGACGAAACCCGCATTGCGCGCATCGTCGGCCAGGCCGCCTGCCGGACTGACGCTGCCGCGGGCCTGTTCGGGATCGCGGCCCTCGCCATGGACCAGCATGATCACCGGCCGGGCCAGATCGTAGTACTGGCCCTCGTAGCTGAAGCCGTAGATGCGCGCGAGCCGGGCATCCTTGTCGGCGAACTGCTTGCGCAGGAACTGGTTGGTTCCGGCCTGCTGCGGACCCGGCGCATTGCCTTCGGGCGCGTCGGGATCGCCCCCGCCCTTCAGCTCGGCGCCGGCATTGATCACCAAGTCTCTGATTTCACGACCGAAAAGATGAACCATTGAGGAATTCAGTAGGGATTCGAAAACAGGCATCGTGGACCACTATCAATCTGGATTGAACAGGAGCGAATTGCGAAAAAAGGGCAAATCCGAGGCTGCCTGCTTCACCCGCCGCATACAATCGCGCGTCTAGCGCAAACGGGCGATCCCCCCTTTTACACCGCGAATTGAAACATGCCGCCGACGGCAATGCAATGGCCGTTTTGCGACAATGGCGCCGTCATCGGGCGTCAGCGTTCGCGCGGACGTTGCATGGCTCTGCGAAAATGTCTTGCCGCGCCTGGGGCCGAGCGGAACGTCGCCGATGCGGCGCCAGGCGAAATTCTCGCCGATCGACTTGCGATAGCGGCCGCCGGTGAGCACCGCGTCGGCCTCGATCACCGCCTGCTCGACGTCCGAATAGCCGATGCAGTTGCATTCGAGCCATTCCCACACCAGCGCCAGATAGCGGCCGACCAGGTCGCGGGTCTCGGTCAGCGCGCTGCGAAAGCCGGCCGGATCGACCGGATAGAGCCGGTCGAACCACGCCTGG includes the following:
- a CDS encoding GNAT family N-acetyltransferase — encoded protein: MSHSVPEWARFIEPDPSQPVHWRLRRAKENDHPFCERLYVMTMEPLLRPLDAWKPADMLEKLRSSFRLSDVLVVVADQADAGWLQVTDDGSGLILNQMHLLPQWRARGIGSSILDGLIAYARHHRRRIALSVAHNNRARALYERKGFSQVAREDWRLDLEFVPR
- a CDS encoding nitrilase-related carbon-nitrogen hydrolase — translated: MAGRLLRVGAAQFASTVGALDANVDRHLHWIGRGRAVGLDLMVMPELSLTGHHGTEDLLNAAIRRTDPRLKRLAEAAGPMAVVIGFIEEGPAAQFYNAAAILHHGRLAYLHRKVNLPTYGLLEEGKHFASGRFVDTHALDADWRAGLLICADLWNPALTHLAFLHGATLLLAPVSSALEAVGARFDNPGGWALTMRFYAMMYGAPAIMVNRTGTEGELSFWGGSRILDPFGQTLAEAGPDEALITADLDYDALRRARQQLPTVRDSNIALVHRETERLIGKLGVPEFIRDDG
- a CDS encoding tetratricopeptide repeat protein, with the translated sequence MALPIPQRGDRKLAAILFADICGYAGMMSRDEDATLNRVTQAMGQLRTLVGDYGGQIANIAGDGVLAVFETASQATNFAIELQREMARSAVWTAPEDAIAFRVGINVGEIMDSDSGLHGNAINVCVRVQDLAEPGGICITEVVRQALAGSMPGRTRAMGPQALKNIGEPVEVFELDFDEGATIVAAEPRRDPMVKVRRAESASIALLPFANRSGNAGDEHLCEGVVGDVVNQLTRFRGLLVTATHSARVLVSRNVPVDQIGQRLGVRYLLQGGVQRNGRRLRVNVELIEAATEEHLWSERYEGELSEVFTIQDDMTQRITASLAVQVGEAERRRLVDSAPSDLQAYGLILRGQYLASQWRRESVAHARRLFEQATKTDPDYARSYASMSRAFNLDWRYRWSDSPETRLQQAIDLARAAVSRDPYDSRGHAELAFALLYNKDYSASLAAYERALNLNPNDADLLAEAGDALTYLGDAKRAEKLIIRAMRLNPYYPDWYLWYLADAYFDLGDYEKTISVVKQMSDRTEGHRLLASSYAHLNMMSEARYHANEVMRIHPTFSISHWRVVLPHKDHDKMENFVAGLRKAGLE
- a CDS encoding MFS transporter; translation: MAIATTIETDSGRAKRNVAVLFLAHAILGSQMPMHIILGGLAGAYLSPDPALATLPISAVVVASMCTAAPASLYMGRVGRRIGFLTGAAAATVGAFLCMQALLIGSFALLVVGAAVVGVYQSFQQYFRFAAADTASHAFKPKAISWVLAGGLVAALLGPEILTHTRDHFAPIPFAGAYGAMLAINLVGAVVLLFLDIPTPPKRAKGSAAGRSLREILGQPRVIVAMMCGMIAFALMSLVMTSTPLAMVGCGYSPDDAADVVRWHAFAMFAPSFFTGNIIARFGQLPVMAVGLALLASCGVVALTGIDLTQFYVALILLGLGWNFAFIGATSLLASSHTPEEQAKVQGLNDFLVFGLVSIASFSSGALLNAYGWQAVQYAMGPALLVAGAAIAWLSLHRRRQRA
- a CDS encoding homocysteine S-methyltransferase family protein, with protein sequence MPDRTESPASPGLMARLAAGPVLCAEGYLFELERRGYLQAGAFVPEVVLEHPEVVSALHREFVHAGSDVVVAFTYYAHREKLRLIGREGDLEPMNRGGLRLARAVARETGTLFAADICNTNIFDPADPQSAREARAMFDEQVAWAADEGADYVIAETFSWRAEAALALAAAQAAGLPVVVTFAIHGEGRTRDGFAPADACRALADAGADVVGLNCIRGPATMQPYLAAVVDAVACPVAALPVAYRTDHAHATFESLSDGLVAAADLPAGRSFPTALDPCTATRYEMAAFARDALAAGVRYIGGCCGTGPHHIRAMAEAIGRRPAASRYSADMSKHYALGNARGLRRSNQDYADRL